From Streptomyces sp. HUAS MG91, the proteins below share one genomic window:
- the rsmD gene encoding 16S rRNA (guanine(966)-N(2))-methyltransferase RsmD, translated as MTRVIAGRAGGRRLAVPPGNGTRPTSDRAREGLFSTWQALLGTLDGTRIADLYAGSGAVGLEALSRGAAHALLVEADARAARTVRENIRALGLPGAEARTGKAEQVVAGPPPATPYDLVFLDPPYAVSDDDLGEILLTLRTQGWLADEALVTVERSTRGGEFRWPDGFEGLRSRRYGEGTFWYGRAALNTTLTCDDAR; from the coding sequence ACGCCGCCTGGCCGTGCCGCCGGGGAACGGCACCCGCCCCACCTCCGACCGGGCGCGCGAGGGCCTCTTCTCGACCTGGCAGGCCCTGCTGGGCACCCTCGACGGCACTCGCATCGCCGACCTCTACGCGGGGTCCGGCGCCGTCGGCCTGGAGGCGCTCTCCCGCGGCGCCGCGCACGCGCTGCTCGTCGAGGCCGACGCCAGAGCCGCCCGCACCGTCCGCGAGAACATCAGGGCGCTCGGCCTGCCGGGAGCCGAGGCACGTACCGGAAAAGCGGAACAAGTCGTCGCGGGCCCGCCGCCGGCCACACCCTACGACCTGGTCTTCCTCGACCCTCCGTACGCCGTCTCGGACGACGATCTTGGGGAGATCCTCCTCACACTCCGGACCCAGGGCTGGCTCGCGGACGAAGCGCTCGTCACCGTTGAACGCAGCACCAGAGGCGGCGAATTCCGGTGGCCGGACGGGTTCGAGGGGCTGAGGTCCCGTCGATACGGCGAGGGCACGTTTTGGTACGGTCGCGCCGCCTTGAACACCACCCTCACGTGCGACGACGCACGATGA
- the coaD gene encoding pantetheine-phosphate adenylyltransferase, with translation MRRAVCPGSFDPITNGHLDIIGRASKLYDVVHVTVMINKSKQGLFTVDERIELIREVTADFGNVEVESFHGLLVDFCKQRDIPAIVKGLRAVSDFDYELQMAQMNNGLSGVETLFIPTSPTYSFLSSSLVKEVAAWGGDVSHLVPPVVHASLTERLPKK, from the coding sequence GTGCGCCGCGCAGTCTGTCCCGGGTCGTTCGACCCCATCACCAACGGCCACCTCGACATCATCGGCCGAGCCTCCAAGCTCTACGACGTGGTGCACGTCACGGTGATGATCAACAAGTCCAAGCAGGGCCTGTTCACCGTCGACGAGCGCATCGAGCTGATCCGCGAGGTCACGGCCGACTTCGGAAACGTGGAGGTCGAGTCCTTCCACGGCCTCCTCGTCGACTTCTGCAAGCAGCGCGACATCCCCGCGATCGTGAAGGGCCTGCGCGCCGTCAGCGACTTCGACTACGAGCTGCAGATGGCCCAGATGAACAACGGCCTGTCCGGCGTGGAGACGCTCTTCATCCCCACCAGCCCCACCTACAGCTTCCTGTCCTCCTCGCTCGTCAAGGAGGTCGCGGCCTGGGGCGGCGACGTGTCGCACCTGGTGCCGCCGGTCGTGCACGCGTCACTGACCGAGCGCCTCCCCAAGAAGTGA
- a CDS encoding ATP synthase F0 subunit B, which yields MDVQKKLDEIVAAVGNARSMPMSASCVVNRADLLSMLEEVRQALPGSLAQAQELIGGREQMVEQARAEAERIIETAHAERGTLISDTEIARRSQNEADRILTEARQEAEEVRAEADDYVDSKLANFEVVLTKTLGSVGRGREKLLGTGPGVDEQGYEDEDAPERSHDPETLRRDADAYVDVKLGAFEAVLAKTLEAVGKGRQKLHGRIATDDLGALHGDGEGGAQAHTSDADYLAGLAEIGSQDLQPAAQEPQAPPAPQIPAQQPAYAQDVQQDPYGYQQPDPYAAQAQQQDPYAMYQQQDPYGYQQQDPYAAQAQQDQYQYGYQQEAQQPQAAALDETSLFDTSMISMDQVREYERQYDQGR from the coding sequence GTGGACGTGCAGAAGAAGCTCGACGAGATCGTCGCCGCGGTCGGCAACGCCCGCTCCATGCCCATGTCGGCCTCGTGCGTGGTCAACCGCGCCGACCTTCTCTCGATGCTCGAAGAAGTGCGCCAGGCCCTGCCCGGCTCCCTGGCACAGGCCCAGGAGCTGATCGGCGGCCGCGAACAGATGGTCGAGCAGGCCCGCGCCGAGGCCGAGCGGATCATCGAGACCGCGCACGCCGAGCGCGGCACCCTGATCTCGGACACCGAGATCGCCCGCCGCTCGCAGAACGAGGCGGACCGGATCCTCACCGAGGCCCGGCAGGAGGCCGAGGAGGTGCGCGCGGAGGCCGACGACTACGTCGACTCCAAGCTGGCCAACTTCGAGGTCGTCCTCACCAAGACCCTCGGCTCGGTCGGCCGCGGCCGCGAGAAGCTGCTCGGCACCGGTCCGGGTGTCGACGAGCAGGGCTACGAGGACGAGGACGCCCCCGAGCGCAGCCACGACCCCGAGACCCTGCGCCGCGACGCCGACGCCTACGTGGACGTCAAGCTCGGCGCCTTCGAGGCGGTGCTCGCCAAGACCCTGGAGGCCGTCGGCAAGGGCCGCCAGAAGCTGCACGGCCGGATCGCCACCGACGACCTGGGCGCGCTGCACGGGGACGGCGAGGGCGGTGCGCAGGCGCACACCAGCGACGCCGACTACCTCGCGGGCCTCGCGGAGATCGGCAGCCAGGACCTCCAGCCCGCCGCGCAGGAGCCGCAGGCCCCGCCGGCCCCGCAGATCCCCGCGCAGCAGCCCGCGTACGCACAGGACGTGCAGCAGGATCCGTACGGGTACCAGCAGCCGGACCCGTACGCGGCGCAGGCCCAGCAGCAGGACCCCTATGCCATGTATCAGCAGCAGGATCCGTACGGGTACCAGCAGCAGGACCCGTATGCGGCACAGGCCCAGCAGGACCAGTACCAGTACGGCTACCAGCAGGAGGCCCAGCAGCCTCAGGCCGCCGCGCTCGACGAGACCAGCCTCTTCGACACCAGCATGATCAGCATGGATCAGGTGCGGGAGTACGAGCGGCAGTACGACCAGGGCCGCTGA
- a CDS encoding YceD family protein translates to MNTHLDHRNPLVFDTHELGRRPGAMQRLSRTIEAPKDFGIQGVIEVPQGAPVELDLRLESVMEGVLVTGTARASAKGECVRCLEPLDHEVDADFQEMFSYPDADDRGRVKAEPADDAEEDEDRLFIEDGLFDLEPVLRDAVVLALPMQPVCQEDCEGLCSECGVRLSDEPGHHHDAVDIRWAALQGLAGTIQDGEKDEMSGAEAEAGVDEKQEK, encoded by the coding sequence CTGAATACCCACCTCGACCACCGCAACCCTCTTGTGTTCGACACACACGAGCTGGGCCGGCGTCCTGGTGCCATGCAGCGGCTGTCCCGCACGATCGAGGCTCCCAAGGACTTCGGTATCCAGGGAGTCATCGAGGTGCCCCAGGGCGCCCCGGTGGAGCTCGATCTCCGTCTCGAGTCGGTCATGGAAGGTGTGCTTGTCACAGGCACCGCCCGTGCATCGGCCAAGGGGGAGTGCGTAAGGTGTCTGGAGCCGCTCGACCATGAGGTCGACGCGGACTTCCAGGAGATGTTCTCGTACCCTGACGCCGACGACCGGGGCCGCGTAAAGGCGGAGCCGGCCGACGACGCCGAGGAAGACGAGGACAGGCTCTTCATCGAGGACGGCCTGTTCGACCTCGAGCCGGTGCTGCGTGATGCGGTGGTGCTCGCACTGCCGATGCAGCCGGTGTGCCAGGAAGACTGCGAGGGTCTGTGCTCCGAGTGCGGAGTGCGGCTTTCGGACGAGCCGGGCCACCACCATGACGCCGTCGACATCCGTTGGGCGGCATTGCAGGGACTCGCTGGCACCATCCAGGACGGCGAGAAGGACGAGATGAGCGGCGCCGAAGCGGAAGCGGGCGTCGACGAGAAGCAGGAGAAGTAG
- the rpmF gene encoding 50S ribosomal protein L32, giving the protein MAVPKRKMSRSNTRHRRSQWKAAVPTLVSCERCQEPKLQHIACPACGTYNKRQVLEV; this is encoded by the coding sequence GTGGCTGTTCCGAAGCGGAAGATGTCGCGCAGCAACACGCGCCACCGCCGGTCGCAGTGGAAGGCTGCGGTCCCCACCCTGGTTTCGTGTGAGCGTTGCCAGGAGCCCAAGCTGCAGCACATCGCGTGCCCCGCTTGCGGCACCTACAACAAGCGCCAGGTCCTCGAGGTCTGA
- the rnc gene encoding ribonuclease III, protein MRGTVASHKSADDAKKKADTTASSHTLLEGRLGYKLESALLVRALTHRSYAYENGGLPTNERLEFLGDSVLGLVVTDTLYRTHPDLPEGQLAKLRAAVVNSRALAEVSRGLDLGSFIRLGRGEEGTGGRDKASILADTLEAVIGAVYLDQGLDAAGELVHRLFDPLIEKSSNLGAGLDWKTSLQELTATEGLGVPEYLVSETGPDHEKTFTAAARVGGVSYGTGTGRSKKEAEQQAAESAWRAIRAAADERAKAAASEGAGADGAPKA, encoded by the coding sequence GTGAGAGGCACAGTGGCTAGCCATAAATCGGCGGATGACGCCAAGAAAAAGGCGGACACCACAGCCTCGTCCCACACGCTTCTGGAAGGGCGGCTCGGGTACAAACTCGAGTCCGCCCTTCTGGTGCGTGCGCTGACGCATCGCTCGTACGCGTACGAGAACGGTGGTCTGCCGACCAATGAGCGGCTGGAGTTCCTCGGGGACTCCGTGCTCGGTCTGGTCGTCACGGACACCCTCTACCGAACCCACCCCGACCTGCCCGAGGGCCAGCTGGCCAAGCTGCGGGCCGCGGTGGTCAATTCGCGTGCGCTTGCGGAGGTCAGCCGAGGGCTCGACCTGGGTTCCTTCATCCGGCTCGGCCGGGGCGAAGAGGGCACGGGCGGCCGGGACAAGGCGTCCATCCTCGCCGACACCCTTGAAGCGGTGATCGGCGCCGTCTATCTGGACCAGGGTCTGGATGCGGCGGGTGAGCTGGTGCACCGGCTCTTCGACCCGCTGATCGAGAAGTCCTCGAATCTGGGTGCCGGCCTGGACTGGAAGACCAGTCTCCAGGAACTCACGGCGACCGAGGGACTCGGTGTTCCCGAGTACCTGGTCTCGGAGACCGGACCGGATCACGAGAAGACCTTCACTGCTGCCGCCCGCGTCGGAGGCGTCTCGTACGGCACCGGCACCGGCCGCAGCAAGAAGGAAGCGGAGCAGCAGGCCGCGGAGTCCGCCTGGCGGGCCATCCGGGCCGCCGCGGACGAGCGGGCCAAGGCCGCCGCGTCCGAGGGGGCGGGTGCCGACGGCGCCCCCAAGGCGTAG
- the mutM gene encoding bifunctional DNA-formamidopyrimidine glycosylase/DNA-(apurinic or apyrimidinic site) lyase encodes MPELPEVEVVRRGLARWVARRTVADAEVLHPRAVRRHIAGGDDFAHRLKGQRIGEPSRRGKYLWLPLETTHTSVLAHLGMSGQLLVQPHDAPDEKHLRIRVRFDDDLGTELRFVDQRTFGGLSLHHTTPDGLPDVIAHIARDPLDPLFDDDAFHDALRRRRTTIKRALLDQSLISGVGNIYADEALWRARLHYERPTGTFTRPRTTELLGHIRDVMNAALSVGGTSFDSLYVNVNGESGYFDRSLDAYGREGLPCRRCATPMRRRPWMNRSSYFCPRCQRPPRSAS; translated from the coding sequence GTGCCCGAGCTGCCCGAAGTCGAGGTTGTCCGGCGGGGGCTCGCGCGGTGGGTCGCCCGGCGGACCGTCGCCGACGCCGAAGTGCTGCACCCGCGCGCCGTGCGGCGGCACATCGCGGGGGGTGACGACTTCGCGCACCGCCTCAAGGGACAGCGGATCGGGGAGCCGAGCCGCCGCGGCAAGTACCTCTGGCTGCCGCTGGAGACGACCCACACCTCCGTGCTCGCGCACCTCGGCATGAGCGGGCAGCTTCTGGTGCAGCCCCACGACGCCCCGGACGAGAAGCACTTGCGGATCCGGGTCCGGTTCGACGACGACCTCGGCACCGAACTGCGCTTCGTCGACCAGCGCACCTTCGGCGGACTGTCCTTGCACCACACCACCCCCGACGGGCTGCCCGACGTCATCGCGCACATCGCCCGCGACCCGCTCGACCCGCTCTTCGACGACGACGCGTTCCACGACGCGCTGCGCCGCAGGCGCACCACCATCAAGCGCGCGCTGCTCGACCAGTCACTGATCAGCGGGGTCGGCAACATCTACGCGGACGAGGCGCTCTGGCGCGCGAGGCTGCACTACGAGCGCCCCACCGGCACCTTCACGCGCCCGCGCACGACCGAACTCCTCGGCCACATCAGGGACGTGATGAACGCCGCGCTCTCCGTCGGCGGGACCAGCTTCGACTCCCTCTACGTCAATGTGAACGGGGAGTCGGGATACTTCGACCGGTCCCTCGACGCGTACGGCAGGGAGGGACTGCCCTGCCGGCGGTGTGCCACGCCGATGCGGCGCCGTCCGTGGATGAACCGGTCCAGCTACTTCTGCCCGCGCTGTCAGCGGCCGCCGCGCTCCGCGTCGTAG
- a CDS encoding helix-turn-helix domain-containing protein: MTSTDSAAPVSVTDSAYDVFARACPSRGTLEHVTGRWGALTLGALHEGSFRFNELRRRVDGVSEKMLSQTLQALERDGLVHREAQPTNPPRVDYELTPLGHEVAGRLLALIEFVEGRMDDVLVARERYDAERGGR, translated from the coding sequence ATGACCTCGACCGACAGCGCCGCCCCCGTCAGCGTCACGGACAGCGCCTACGACGTGTTCGCCAGGGCCTGCCCGTCGCGCGGCACGCTGGAGCACGTGACGGGCCGCTGGGGCGCCCTGACGCTCGGGGCGCTGCACGAGGGCTCCTTCCGCTTCAACGAGCTGCGCCGCCGGGTCGACGGTGTGAGCGAGAAGATGCTGTCCCAGACGTTGCAGGCGCTGGAGCGCGACGGTCTGGTGCACCGCGAGGCCCAGCCGACGAACCCGCCGCGCGTGGACTACGAGCTCACCCCGCTGGGCCACGAGGTGGCCGGCCGGCTCCTTGCCCTCATCGAGTTCGTCGAGGGCCGCATGGACGACGTACTGGTGGCGCGCGAGCGCTACGACGCGGAGCGCGGCGGCCGCTGA